The following proteins come from a genomic window of Yinghuangia sp. ASG 101:
- a CDS encoding MogA/MoaB family molybdenum cofactor biosynthesis protein gives MRAMVITASTRAATGTYRDESGPIIQQELTRLGFQVRGPVVVTDGEPVAQALRDAVAQHFDVIITTGGTGLTPMDQTPEMTRRVITFEIPGIAEAIRRHNFEKVPTSVLSRGIAGVAVVQDAQWVYRSLIVNLPGSQGGARDGMEVLGKVLSHAVQQMQGGDHGQGGFGGGPAGGYGNQGGGYQAPGGYGNQGGYGQPQQGGFGGGGFGGGGGYQASPPWGNS, from the coding sequence ATGCGAGCCATGGTCATCACCGCGTCGACGCGGGCCGCGACCGGGACGTACCGCGACGAGAGCGGTCCCATCATCCAGCAGGAGCTGACCCGGCTCGGCTTCCAGGTGCGCGGCCCGGTCGTCGTCACCGACGGCGAACCGGTCGCGCAGGCGCTGCGCGACGCCGTGGCCCAGCACTTCGACGTCATCATCACGACCGGCGGCACCGGCCTGACGCCGATGGACCAGACGCCGGAGATGACCCGCCGCGTCATCACGTTCGAGATCCCCGGCATCGCGGAGGCGATCCGCCGCCACAACTTCGAGAAGGTGCCCACGTCGGTGCTGTCGCGGGGCATCGCCGGCGTCGCGGTCGTGCAGGACGCCCAGTGGGTCTACCGCTCGCTGATCGTGAACCTCCCCGGTTCGCAGGGCGGCGCGCGCGACGGCATGGAGGTCCTCGGCAAGGTCCTGTCGCACGCGGTCCAGCAGATGCAGGGCGGTGACCACGGGCAGGGCGGGTTCGGCGGCGGTCCGGCCGGCGGCTACGGCAACCAGGGCGGCGGCTACCAGGCCCCCGGCGGCTACGGCAATCAGGGCGGCTACGGGCAGCCTCAGCAAGGCGGGTTCGGCGGGGGAGGATTCGGCGGCGGGGGCGGCTACCAGGCCTCACCGCCGTGGGGCAACTCCTGA
- a CDS encoding GNAT family N-acetyltransferase, translating into MIRGWPVELAEGRVALRPIRVRDADAWQEVHTRNREWLRRWEATVPPGAPAGRRPTFRQMVRYLRSEAAAGRMLPFVILYDGRLVGQLTVSGITWGSMSSAHLGYWVDERVAGRGVMPTAVALATDHCFFRIGLHRMEVCIRPENAPSRRVVAKLGFREEGLRPRYLHIDGDWRDHMVYALNVEEVPEGLLPRWRAYRAAHGLTGG; encoded by the coding sequence CTGATTCGCGGCTGGCCGGTGGAACTGGCGGAAGGGCGCGTCGCGCTGCGTCCCATTCGTGTGCGCGACGCCGACGCCTGGCAGGAAGTCCACACCCGCAACCGCGAATGGCTGCGCCGCTGGGAGGCGACCGTCCCACCGGGCGCCCCGGCCGGCCGCCGTCCGACGTTCCGTCAGATGGTCCGCTACCTGCGCTCCGAGGCGGCCGCGGGCCGCATGCTGCCGTTCGTGATCCTCTACGACGGCCGCCTCGTCGGGCAGTTGACCGTCTCCGGCATCACGTGGGGCTCGATGAGCTCCGCACACCTCGGCTACTGGGTCGACGAGCGGGTGGCGGGGCGCGGCGTCATGCCGACCGCGGTCGCCCTCGCGACCGACCACTGCTTCTTCCGCATCGGCCTGCACCGCATGGAAGTGTGCATCCGCCCGGAGAACGCGCCCAGCCGCCGCGTGGTCGCCAAGCTCGGTTTCCGCGAGGAGGGCCTGCGCCCGCGTTATCTGCACATCGACGGCGACTGGCGCGACCACATGGTGTACGCGCTCAACGTCGAAGAGGTGCCGGAAGGCCTTTTGCCGCGCTGGCGCGCGTACCGGGCCGCCCACGGCCTCACGGGCGGCTGA
- the sepX gene encoding divisome protein SepX/GlpR translates to MSSSGLIYAAIVGAWAAYLVPMWLRRQDELNEGRHTERFTTAIRILSRRGALERRYARMIANGDDSLAVSSVDLTPRDEKPRDEQPPPDPDPDPRGAEKAPPGAAASETSDAPARRRGDAHAAQGARARQVHASVDEDAARPGPPAGAFERSRANTPDDARSRRPGRHDEPGARRHDAAAGRGHAVESGKGHDTSEPSGAAETPQAAPNTPPGSDGSATSRRSGDEPDTPPARAPRGTAPGRPAPRPGTATAKRPAPSAAKRSDGRAQLLARRRRVVVGLFLAFTAGAVVTGMAGLAWLWLPLLPGIALTGYIAYLRGQERRRYEINLRNRLRSAPAIRPAPPRPLRKQAADTRRPGPQGGEAPAARRRPTDGSPSGPPRPPGQSRTSPERPSAPAPRARADRKAAEDLDHAEWIAALHTDPADVIGETDRDAWDPVPVPLPTYVTAPVVPRGEPSGVPERADPAGPEPDRAPAPRATPDAPRPTPLFDQYAEDPRRAHPYPDPDDLFDHDWPRAGNE, encoded by the coding sequence GTGAGCAGCAGCGGCCTGATCTACGCAGCGATCGTGGGGGCCTGGGCTGCCTATCTGGTGCCCATGTGGCTCCGTCGGCAGGACGAGCTCAACGAGGGCCGTCACACCGAACGGTTCACCACCGCGATCCGGATCCTGTCCCGTCGCGGCGCGCTCGAACGCCGCTACGCACGGATGATCGCGAACGGCGACGACAGCCTCGCGGTCTCGTCCGTCGACCTGACCCCGCGCGACGAAAAACCGCGCGACGAACAACCGCCCCCCGACCCGGACCCCGACCCCCGCGGCGCCGAGAAGGCGCCGCCGGGGGCAGCCGCGTCCGAGACGTCCGACGCCCCCGCCCGGCGCCGCGGCGACGCCCACGCCGCCCAGGGCGCCCGCGCCCGCCAGGTACACGCGTCCGTCGACGAGGACGCGGCCCGCCCCGGCCCGCCCGCCGGGGCTTTCGAGCGTTCCCGGGCCAACACCCCGGACGACGCCCGGAGCCGGCGCCCGGGCCGCCACGACGAGCCCGGCGCGCGCCGCCACGACGCGGCGGCCGGGCGCGGCCACGCCGTCGAGTCCGGGAAGGGCCACGACACCTCCGAGCCTTCCGGCGCCGCCGAGACGCCGCAGGCCGCCCCGAACACCCCTCCCGGCTCGGACGGTTCCGCCACGAGCCGCCGGTCCGGCGACGAACCCGACACGCCGCCCGCGCGCGCCCCGCGCGGCACCGCGCCCGGGCGGCCCGCACCGCGTCCCGGCACCGCGACCGCGAAACGCCCCGCGCCCTCGGCCGCCAAGCGCTCCGACGGCCGCGCGCAACTGCTCGCGCGCCGCCGCCGCGTCGTCGTCGGCCTGTTCCTCGCGTTCACGGCGGGAGCCGTGGTCACCGGCATGGCCGGACTCGCGTGGCTGTGGCTGCCGTTGCTCCCCGGCATCGCGCTGACCGGCTACATCGCGTACCTGCGCGGGCAGGAGCGCCGCCGCTACGAGATCAACCTCCGCAACCGGCTGCGCAGCGCCCCCGCCATCCGCCCGGCGCCGCCCCGTCCGCTGCGGAAGCAGGCCGCGGACACGCGCCGCCCCGGACCGCAGGGCGGCGAAGCACCCGCCGCCCGCCGCCGCCCGACGGACGGCTCCCCGAGCGGCCCGCCGCGCCCGCCGGGGCAGTCCCGGACGAGCCCCGAACGCCCCTCGGCCCCGGCGCCGCGCGCCCGGGCCGACCGCAAGGCGGCCGAAGACCTCGACCACGCCGAGTGGATCGCCGCGCTGCACACCGACCCCGCCGACGTGATCGGCGAGACCGACCGCGACGCCTGGGACCCCGTGCCCGTCCCGCTCCCGACGTACGTGACCGCCCCGGTCGTCCCCCGAGGCGAGCCGTCGGGCGTCCCCGAGCGCGCCGACCCTGCCGGCCCCGAGCCGGACCGCGCACCGGCCCCCCGGGCCACCCCCGACGCGCCGCGCCCCACACCGCTGTTCGACCAGTACGCCGAAGACCCCCGTCGCGCTCACCCCTACCCCGACCCCGACGACCTCTTCGACCACGACTGGCCCCGCGCCGGCAACGAGTGA